One Festucalex cinctus isolate MCC-2025b chromosome 1, RoL_Fcin_1.0, whole genome shotgun sequence genomic region harbors:
- the tspan34b gene encoding tetraspanin 35 isoform X2: MTENAPAELSQVLNVGYLLIAVGALLIIIGFLGCCGAIRESKCMLLLFFIIILLVFLVEVAGAVVILVFRPLAEDVFRRFGTAAVASIKKDYGKNPDVTGLWDTTMSTLKCCGIYNSSNFVDSPYYVDNNNQYPPPCCPDANTKKPCNQTVIDNFTAIPGCFVKFTQLIDDNTVVIIAVALGIAALELCAMTVSMILYCKIGSRSA, encoded by the exons ATGACTGAAAACGCTCCCGCAGAGCTCAGCCAGGTGCTCAATGTGGGGTACCTGCTGATTGCCGTCGGAGCACTTCTCATCATCATTGGTTTTCTCGGCTGCTGTGGGGCCATCAGAGAGAGCAAGTGCATGCTGCTGCTG ttcttcatcatcatcctgCTCGTCTTCCTCGTAGAGGTCGCTGGAGCTGTGGTGATTTTGGTGTTCAGACCTTTG GCCGAAGACGTATTCCGAAGGTTTGGCACTGCAGCAGTCGCAAGCATCAAGAAGGACTATGGGAAGAATCCTGACGTCACTGGACTGTGGGACACTACGATGAGCACG TTAAAATGTTGTGGAATCTACAACTCCTCAAACTTCGTGGACTCTCCATATTATGTGGACAACAACAATCAGTACCCGCCACCGTGCTGTCCAGATGCTAATACTAAAAAGCCCTGTAATCAAACAGTGATTGACAATTTCACG GCAATCCCTGGTTGCTTCGTGAAGTTCACGCAACTGATTGATGACAACACAGTCGTGATTATTGCTGTGGCACTAGGAATTGCAGCACTTGAG TTATGTGCCATGACCGTTTCCATGATCCTTTACTGCAAGATCGGTTCAAGGTCAGCCTGA
- the LOC144003190 gene encoding tetratricopeptide repeat protein 39A, whose translation MSNGKQENAAHNNSSQMTLDQSLDECMEALDLFLNNHFNESLERLRTKVSESMYHALIYATILEMQAMMTFHHDDICSAGATMKSAQDLCQRFRRKSPNLGKSNGEPLTEEQLHAEVCYAECQLQRAALAFLQDENMVSFIKGGIKVRNSYLIYKDLHSYVKSQSGFKGPSHSHLEGGISFGIGAFNLTLSLFPPRILKVLEFAGFSGDKEYGLSLLDDGATALNLRSMLCVLLLLCYYTILTFILGTGEGHVVEAERLLKIFRLRYPRGAIFLFFAGRAEEMKGNIDEAVALFEDGCKAQQAWKQFHHMCYWELMWCFTYKRAWKMAYFYADLLSKESRWSKAMYVYMKAAYLSMLPKEEERPFGEDEVDLFRQVPAFKQKIAGKSPPTEKFAIRKARRYKAQSPVRLAVPVLEMMYMWNGFSMIKKRPELTEGMIQTLAEAERTLLETPENEYLLDDRCVIHLLKGMCLKNQGLLQGAEECFQKICSSEKKLRFDHYLIPNSMVELSLLYIEQGRKDDAIKLLHKAKHSYKEYSMESRTQFRIHAALAKLKAGSVDEDQTSL comes from the exons ATGTCCAATGGAAAACAGGAGAATGCTGCTCACAA cAACTCGTCGCAGATGACCCTAGACCAGAGCCTGGATGAGTGCATGGAGGCCCTGGATCTCTTCCTAAACAATCACTTCAATGAGAGTCTGGAGAGACTGCgaacaaa AGTGTCTGAGAGTATGTACCATGCTCTCATCTATGCCACAATCCTGGAAATGCAGGCCATGATGACTTTCCACCATGATGACATATGCAGTGCTGGGGCAACCATGAAGAGTGCTCAGGATCTCTGTCAAAG GTTTCGCCGTAAATCTCCAAATTTAGGGAAGTCAAATGGGGAGCCGCTCACTGAAG AGCAGCTCCATGCTGAAGTGTGTTATGCAGAATGCCAACTCCAAAGAGCTGCTCTCGCCTTCCTACAG GATGAGAATATGGTGAGTTTTATCAAAGGTGGGATCAAAGTACGAAACAGTTACCTGATTTACAA AGACTTGCATTCCTATGTCAAATCTCAAAGCGGTTTTAAAGGACCCAGCCACAGTCACTTAGAGGGTGGGATTTCTTTTGGAATAGGAGCATTTAATTTG acactttCTTTATTTCCGCCACGGATACTAAAAGTATTAGAGTTTGCAGGCTTCTCAGGAGATAAG GAATACGGTTTGTCCCTGCTTGATGATGGTGCGACAGCCTTGAATCTGCGCTCCATGCTGTGTGTTCTGCTACTGCTTTGTTACTACACTATTCTCACCTTCATACTAG GAACAGGTGAGGGGCACGTGGTAGAAGCTGAACGATTGTTGAAAATATTCCGGCTCCGCTATCCACGG GGAGCAATATTCCTCTTCTTTGCTGGCAGGGCTGAGGAGATGAAAGGAAACATCGATGAG GCGGTGGCTCTATTTGAAGATGGCTGCAAGGCGCAGCAAGCGTGGAAGCAGTTCCACCACATGTGCTACTGGGAGCTGATGTGGTGCTTCACTTATAAGCGAGCGTGGAAGATGGCCTATTTCTATGCTGACCTCCTGAGCAAGGAAAGCCGCTGGTCCAAG GCCATGTATGTCTACATGAAAGCTGCATATCTCAGCATGCTGCCAAAGGAAGAGGAACGCCCCTTTGGAGAGGATGAGGTGGATCTCTTTAG ACAAGTCCCTGCCTTCAAGCAGAAGATAGCAGGGAAGTCTCCACCCACAGAAAAATTTGCTATCCGCAAAGCTCGCCGCTACAAAGCCCAGTCCCCGGTCAGGCTAGCAGTGCCAGTGCTG GAGATGATGTACATGTGGAATGGTTTTAGCATGATCAAAAAACGACCAGAGCTGACTGAAGGCATGATCCAGACTCTAGCGGAGGCTGAGCGCACCTTGTTGGAGACTCCAG AGAACGAGTATTTACTGGATGACCGTTGTGTAATCCACCTGCTGAAGGGAATGTGTTTGAAAAACCAAGGGCTCCTCCAGGGTGCCGAGGAATGCTTTCAAAAAATTTGCTCGAG TGAAAAGAAGCTCAGGTTCGACCACTACCTCATTCCCAACTCCATGGTGGAGCTCAGTCTCTTATACATTGAACAAGGCCGAAAGGACGATGCCATCAAACTGCTCCACAAGGCCAA ACACAGCTATAAAGAATACTCAATGGAATCTCGTACGCAGTTCAGGATCCACGCCGCTCTGGCCAAACTGAAGGCTGGCTCTGTCGATGAGGACCAAACTTCTCTATAG
- the tspan34b gene encoding tetraspanin 35 isoform X1 yields the protein MGCFGFLKFMMFVFNGIIFLAGAVILGVGIWVKVDSGSILGFLGMTENAPAELSQVLNVGYLLIAVGALLIIIGFLGCCGAIRESKCMLLLFFIIILLVFLVEVAGAVVILVFRPLAEDVFRRFGTAAVASIKKDYGKNPDVTGLWDTTMSTLKCCGIYNSSNFVDSPYYVDNNNQYPPPCCPDANTKKPCNQTVIDNFTAIPGCFVKFTQLIDDNTVVIIAVALGIAALELCAMTVSMILYCKIGSRSA from the exons ATGGGGTGCTTTGGATTCCTCAAGTTTATGATGTTTGTTTTCAATGGGATTATCTTC TTGGCGGGTGCAGTCATCCTGGGTGTTGGCATCTGGGTGAAGGTGGACAGCGGTTCCATCCTGGGCTTCCTCGGCATGACTGAAAACGCTCCCGCAGAGCTCAGCCAGGTGCTCAATGTGGGGTACCTGCTGATTGCCGTCGGAGCACTTCTCATCATCATTGGTTTTCTCGGCTGCTGTGGGGCCATCAGAGAGAGCAAGTGCATGCTGCTGCTG ttcttcatcatcatcctgCTCGTCTTCCTCGTAGAGGTCGCTGGAGCTGTGGTGATTTTGGTGTTCAGACCTTTG GCCGAAGACGTATTCCGAAGGTTTGGCACTGCAGCAGTCGCAAGCATCAAGAAGGACTATGGGAAGAATCCTGACGTCACTGGACTGTGGGACACTACGATGAGCACG TTAAAATGTTGTGGAATCTACAACTCCTCAAACTTCGTGGACTCTCCATATTATGTGGACAACAACAATCAGTACCCGCCACCGTGCTGTCCAGATGCTAATACTAAAAAGCCCTGTAATCAAACAGTGATTGACAATTTCACG GCAATCCCTGGTTGCTTCGTGAAGTTCACGCAACTGATTGATGACAACACAGTCGTGATTATTGCTGTGGCACTAGGAATTGCAGCACTTGAG TTATGTGCCATGACCGTTTCCATGATCCTTTACTGCAAGATCGGTTCAAGGTCAGCCTGA